The following proteins come from a genomic window of Falco cherrug isolate bFalChe1 chromosome Z, bFalChe1.pri, whole genome shotgun sequence:
- the NUDT2 gene encoding bis(5'-nucleosyl)-tetraphosphatase [asymmetrical] isoform X1, translating into MLFLLDLLCFSTALRAVKRGMAVRACGLIIYRRLQSGPSSKVTDGIEYLLLQTSYGTHHWTPPKGHVDPGEDDLQTAFRETQEEAGLQASQLTLIEGYKKELHYPVRGKPKTVTYWLAEMKDCNTEIKLSEEHQAFQWLRLEDACRFAEYEDMQAMLKEVHQFLCSKE; encoded by the exons ATGTTGTTCCTGCTTGatcttttgtgcttttccaCAGCTCTTCGTGCAGTTAAGAGGGGCATGGCAGTGAGAGCTTGTGGCTTGATCATCTACAGGAGGCTGCAGTCAGGACCATCTTCTAAGGTCACTGATGGTATTGAATACCTCCTCCTTCAGACATCCTATGGGACCCACCACTGGACCCCACCCAAAG GCCATGTGGACCCAGGAGAGGATGACCTGCAGACAGCCTTCCGGGAGACGCAGGAAGAGGCTGGTCTTCAGGCCAGTCAGCTCACCCTCATAGAAGGGTACAAGAAAGAACTGCACTATCCTGTCCGTGGCAAACCGAAGACTGTCACTTACTGGCTGGCGGAAATGAAGGACTGTAACACAGAAATCAAGCTCTCGGAGGAGCACCAGGCTTTCCAGTGGCTGAGGCTAGAGGATGCCTGCAGATTTGCAGAATATGAGGACATGCAAGCAATGCTGAAAGAAGTGCATCAGTTTCTCTGTTCCAAAGAGTAA
- the NUDT2 gene encoding bis(5'-nucleosyl)-tetraphosphatase [asymmetrical] isoform X2, protein MAVRACGLIIYRRLQSGPSSKVTDGIEYLLLQTSYGTHHWTPPKGHVDPGEDDLQTAFRETQEEAGLQASQLTLIEGYKKELHYPVRGKPKTVTYWLAEMKDCNTEIKLSEEHQAFQWLRLEDACRFAEYEDMQAMLKEVHQFLCSKE, encoded by the exons ATGGCAGTGAGAGCTTGTGGCTTGATCATCTACAGGAGGCTGCAGTCAGGACCATCTTCTAAGGTCACTGATGGTATTGAATACCTCCTCCTTCAGACATCCTATGGGACCCACCACTGGACCCCACCCAAAG GCCATGTGGACCCAGGAGAGGATGACCTGCAGACAGCCTTCCGGGAGACGCAGGAAGAGGCTGGTCTTCAGGCCAGTCAGCTCACCCTCATAGAAGGGTACAAGAAAGAACTGCACTATCCTGTCCGTGGCAAACCGAAGACTGTCACTTACTGGCTGGCGGAAATGAAGGACTGTAACACAGAAATCAAGCTCTCGGAGGAGCACCAGGCTTTCCAGTGGCTGAGGCTAGAGGATGCCTGCAGATTTGCAGAATATGAGGACATGCAAGCAATGCTGAAAGAAGTGCATCAGTTTCTCTGTTCCAAAGAGTAA